A region of the Falco peregrinus isolate bFalPer1 chromosome 4, bFalPer1.pri, whole genome shotgun sequence genome:
taattccttttccttGGCAGTACTTATTATTAGTTCTCATAGACATCAATTTTCTAGTCTTTATAcagctcattttcattttgcttagcCATAGCATAAAAATTCAATAGCACTTAGCAGCTGGGAAAATGACCTCtgattaagaaaacagaaaagatggattatattttttaacctttgaaaaatctgatttGCAACACCTATTAATTACTATCTGAGAATTATTCTTCAAAGGTCAAGGATTAATATTCTCCTTGATCACCTCTAAATGTGCTGCTTGGTATGTCCTTCCTCAGTGAGGTTGGCTTCCAGCTCTATAGATCCCAGCGcctttcccctgctgcagccagactTTCCTGCCTGTTTCCACCAAGCGTTTGGCTTATCAAAGCACAACATCCACTCCGCCACGTTCGGTGCCATTGcaattttcttctccaggccCGCCCTGCTGGCCCATCTCCTGGGCTGGTTATTTCTTGGTGTGTGAGCTCAGCAGTCCGGCAGCCTCTTCTGCTGGCTGTCGCTGTCCTGCTCATCAGCCCCTTCagagagctgcagcactgcacactGCAGCCCACACCAAGGCAAGGGGGCTTTGCAAATCTCTTCCCAGCCATCGTTGTCAATGTCGTAGCCAACCACGTCTTGCGTGGGGACTTCCTGTGagttttgccatttctttcccCCAATAAGAAGAGCTGTTTCCTCTACCACTGCCAGGCCATAGCAAAATCGATCATAGATCAGTGGTCTTAAACGAGTCCATTGGTTCTGATCAGGGTCGTATCTTTCTATTTCAGAGAATGGTTCATATAATCCTAAAAAGGTGAATATGGCTTCTCTGATGGTTGCCATCTGATGCCCAAACCGAGCAATGCTCATGGGGGCTTTTTTTATCCACTGCCCTTCAAGTGAGCTCAGAGAATATACATCCTTGCTTGTGTCGGCTGGGTCTGAGTGCTTGCCACCAGAGATGTATATAGTACTCTTGCAAATGGCACTGGCATGGCCATGTAGCTTGCATGGCAATTCTTTGACCTTCATCCATCTGTCCCTGCTGATGTTGTAGACTTCCACAGACGAATGCAGCGACCCATCCTCACCCCTTCCACCAATGGCAAAGATATCCTTGCCCAGGACACTGCAAGAAAACTGGCACCTCTTTTCCAGCATGCCCGTGATTTGGGTCCACGTGTTAAATCTGGGATCATAACGATGGACCTTGTTTGTAACTGATAAGATCTTTTTGGTTTTAGCATCACCCGGGGCACCACTTTCTACCTCCCCACCCAAGACGTAGAGGAAGTTCCCCACCACGCACACGCTGTGGTTCTGCACCCTGTCCCGCACCTGCGTGAGAGCTCTCCATTTGTGATTGTAAACGTCAAAGGCCACCATGTCGGTGACGAGCCCCTCACTTGCTGTCCCTCCCCCCAGCAGAACGATCCGAGTTTTCTCATTCCTCAGCGTGGTGGACTTGTCTTGCAGGATAGGCTGTTTGAAAACAGATGTATGGTAATTTATTGCTTTAATGATCAAGCACTTAATACCTGCAGAGAGGGGCACTTCTGACTGTGTGTAGGTTTTTCTCAACTCTTCCACTGGGATGAGGCCGTATCTTATGTGCTCTAAAAGGCTGCTAGCGTGAGCCAGCCTGGTTTTATCCTGcttcagccacagcagcacgAGATTCAACAGGCGAGTTTCTTTCACCATAGGGAGATCTGGTGATTGAACCACCACTAGCAAAGACCTGAAGTTCAGCTCGAGCAGTCCTGACAAATCCAAGTCCAGAAGCTTCCAGAGATTACTGACAATGTATTTTTCGGTTGCTGCTAAGGCATTCGGCAGGTAGAACTTCCTGGCCACGTTGGCggagaagcagcagttttcCAAGGCGAGGTTGTTAATCAAGTACTGATTGCACAAGCCAATGGCATCAGTCACTTGCAAGTAGCTTGCAGCTTCCAAGGTATCTTCCAGGCTTTCAAAGGAAAGGGGCAACAAAGAAGTATAAATAAAATCCAGGACATTCTGGAAACCAGTGGGTGAGACAACTTGCAGATCAATTACACTGGCTTTAGACTCTTGGGTATAACTTTTGAACATGGCTCGGAAATAGTCACTGGAGCATGCCAACAAGGACTTGTGTGCAGGAAACTcgttttccttcactttcagCAAAATATCACACAGAAAGCCCTCTGATCTCAGGCTCTGGTACTGGGCGAGCACAGCGGTGCAGTGCGCTTTGCAGTAGGACAGGAAGTAGCTCATTGTAGGCAATGCAACGCTTTCCCCTTGagttattacagaaaaaatgcaattagATATTGAAACAGCTGCCCTACTCAACAGCCATTGCTTGAATGCCCAGCAGACTTCCAGTTGTTAGAGAAAAgcccaaccaaaaaaaaaaaaccaaacaacagtCTCTTGCCTGGCATAGGGGGACAGTTAGTAGGTTTGTAAAGAATTCAATGCATTTCTTTAtagaaaaaacagctgaatgTCACAACAGCTGCTGTAGGATGCTTACTTTTCTTGCCTCCGTCACTTGTGCAAGGATGAACGGTCCACAGTTGTGCTGAGCACTTGCTTGGCTGGCCATCAGATGACAGATGAGGGAGCTAGATAACAATCCCAACAAATGACACTTTGTGTCTGCTCAACCGTCTCCCTCGACCCTTCTTGCTCCACAGGCAGATCAAATAGATCCTCTCTGGCTGCCAGCACATGGCTCTGGGCGGACACAGATGAGAAGGGAGTGCTGGCTCTCTCGTCTGTATTTCAAACTCAGATAAGTTTGGACCTTGTTGCCCCTGGGACTGCAGCCCCCTTCCCGTCCTCTTTTCACACTCTTTTAGGAAGCCTCAGCTGAAGATCAAATCAGCGCCCAGGGATTATTACGTGAAGATTTTCTGAGCCCATAGACCTTTGCCCAGCAGGCACTAATACAACCAAAATATCGTGATTAGTCACTGGTTCGATTTGACATGCATTTCTGGGCTCTTTGCTTCACATGACACCGCCATAACTCACAGCTACCAGAATAGCCGCAGGCGCATCCCCTCGGCCCCCCTGCCTGGGAGCTGACCCCAGGCGGGCGAGCAGAGGGGCCAGGGACCGAGTCGATGGAGGAACTTCTACCAACAGCCACAGCCAAAGCAGCTGACTTGGAGTGACCTGCCTGGAAATCACAAGGGTAACACATTCGCACAAAGCGGTGACAAAAATAGATTCCCCCAGTTTGGCTGTAATAAACTGAAATCTGTTTATAGAGGCGGCTTTGCATAACTGTGCTCTTGTTTACCAGCTGGGAACAAACCCAGAGCCCCCAGGGGTGGGCCGGAGCTGTCGGTCAGCTTTCTCACTTACAGTTTGTCCCAATTAGAAGCACGTATATGGGGATTATCCCTGATTTTCACCTGGGCCCTTCAGGGTCTAATTTCTACCAGGAATAGTAGCTCTGGGAGAGCTATACATTCTGACCTCTGAAagcctgtgtttatttttctttttttccccctgcgTAACTCTGGGAGGAGGTGTTCAGGAGCCTCCTCCTGAAACCTTTCTTTCCAAGTTAAACACACCCAGGACCTGCAAACCCTGACAGGGTTGATAAGTGCCAGACCATTTTGCTGCATCATGAGCCAGCAGGTTTGGGGACAGAGAAGGATCCCACAGGACTCAAAAGTTTCACCTTTTGCTCAAGACCAGGGTAAAGCCTTTTCACGGTATTTGCTTACATTTATTTATGTGATGTCATGACATTCTGGCTCACTCCTGTGATTGAGGGGTGTTTGGGAGCTGACTGGATCCTAACATGGATCGTGCATGCTGTGTGACTGTTCTAGCAAGCTTAAACCATCTTGCTAAGCAGACTGATACCTACACACGCTCTGCTTTGTTTGTGGGGAAGGACTACTCCAAAAACATTGCCTTTCATTGCTGAATAGCTCTGAAAATTGATTTCCTGCTTGAATCCACTTTCCATCATGATGTTCTAAACCATAAATCAGGATCTTGCTAAAAAATCTTTCCTCTTGCTAGCAAAATGACATGCATGGGCAGttggaaggaaggagaaaagggatgccttgtttctctttctcagtGGCTTTGCCTATATCCAAGTCAGGACAACTGTAAAGTATTTCCAATATTGTTAGTAAAGCTGTGCAGCTGATTCCAAGCTTCTGGTTTGATGCTTTTCCTGTCTTGGACAAACCAGAGACCAGGTACCTGTGTCACCCCTCAGCAGTCACGCTTGC
Encoded here:
- the KLHL34 gene encoding kelch-like protein 34 yields the protein MSYFLSYCKAHCTAVLAQYQSLRSEGFLCDILLKVKENEFPAHKSLLACSSDYFRAMFKSYTQESKASVIDLQVVSPTGFQNVLDFIYTSLLPLSFESLEDTLEAASYLQVTDAIGLCNQYLINNLALENCCFSANVARKFYLPNALAATEKYIVSNLWKLLDLDLSGLLELNFRSLLVVVQSPDLPMVKETRLLNLVLLWLKQDKTRLAHASSLLEHIRYGLIPVEELRKTYTQSEVPLSAGIKCLIIKAINYHTSVFKQPILQDKSTTLRNEKTRIVLLGGGTASEGLVTDMVAFDVYNHKWRALTQVRDRVQNHSVCVVGNFLYVLGGEVESGAPGDAKTKKILSVTNKVHRYDPRFNTWTQITGMLEKRCQFSCSVLGKDIFAIGGRGEDGSLHSSVEVYNISRDRWMKVKELPCKLHGHASAICKSTIYISGGKHSDPADTSKDVYSLSSLEGQWIKKAPMSIARFGHQMATIREAIFTFLGLYEPFSEIERYDPDQNQWTRLRPLIYDRFCYGLAVVEETALLIGGKKWQNSQEVPTQDVVGYDIDNDGWEEICKAPLPWCGLQCAVLQLSEGADEQDSDSQQKRLPDC